The proteins below come from a single Acaryochloris sp. CCMEE 5410 genomic window:
- a CDS encoding DUF2993 domain-containing protein: METEEQLAPQRKGRLISRVLTPAIKLWLRSQLDHIDDLQLQIDSGNRELLSGSIPKVFLSAAQAVYQGIHLSRAQVIAENISTNLRQVLRGKAIRLLEPLPIQLDAALTATDLAASTDSELFQTAMKLGLVPLIEQQLSGVSDWPFPDWQPGATPEIQLSDLRMELSCDRLQIYAQVQHPVTQSLQAIVLETGLLLVNPHELRLDSPQGFYPPANQPVPLTQLHDFGFDLGTDVQLTVLQITEAAILCQGQIKIMPVQPGESDLD; encoded by the coding sequence GTGGAAACAGAAGAACAACTTGCCCCCCAACGGAAGGGTCGCCTGATTTCGCGGGTTCTCACCCCAGCGATTAAATTGTGGTTGCGATCGCAACTCGATCACATCGACGATCTTCAGCTTCAGATCGACAGCGGTAATCGAGAACTCCTGTCAGGCTCCATACCGAAGGTGTTTCTATCCGCAGCCCAAGCGGTCTATCAAGGCATTCACCTGAGTCGGGCCCAAGTCATTGCCGAAAATATCAGCACCAATCTTCGCCAGGTCCTCCGGGGCAAAGCGATTCGACTCTTAGAACCCTTGCCCATTCAACTGGATGCCGCCTTAACTGCTACCGATCTAGCCGCATCGACGGACTCGGAACTCTTTCAAACAGCCATGAAGTTGGGATTGGTACCTTTGATTGAGCAGCAGCTCAGTGGAGTATCCGACTGGCCTTTCCCTGACTGGCAGCCTGGGGCTACACCCGAGATTCAATTATCAGACTTGCGGATGGAACTGAGTTGCGACCGCCTCCAGATCTATGCCCAAGTTCAACATCCTGTAACCCAATCCCTGCAAGCTATCGTCTTAGAGACGGGTCTATTGCTCGTTAATCCCCATGAATTGCGTCTTGATTCACCCCAGGGATTCTATCCACCTGCCAATCAGCCCGTTCCGTTGACCCAGCTCCATGACTTTGGATTTGATTTAGGGACCGATGTCCAACTCACCGTCCTGCAAATTACAGAAGCAGCCATTCTTTGTCAGGGGCAAATTAAAATCATGCCTGTCCAACCTGGAGAATCAGACCTAGACTGA
- a CDS encoding alpha-E domain-containing protein, with the protein MLSRVADSIYWLNRYIERAENVARFLEVNLNLILDLPTRVQQQWQPLVATTGDKDFFDQHYGEANAENVIRFLTFDHEYPNSLISCLQKARENARSVREVISTEMWQHVNAFYLLVANTAEDLALADLNQFLEDVRQASHLFAGIMDATISHNEGWHFGQMGRLLERADKTSRILDVKYFMLLPSLQHVGTPIDELGWIALLKSTSAYEMYRKRSNRHLITPAEVADFLILDPDFPRSIRFCAVQVERSLHLISGSPLGSWCNPAERSIGRLRSELEFLTVEEIIEGGMHQFLDRLQQQMNQVDQEIFKTFLDRRPVHNHLQIQSQS; encoded by the coding sequence ATGCTGAGTCGTGTTGCGGATTCTATCTATTGGCTCAATCGTTATATTGAACGAGCCGAAAATGTCGCTCGCTTTCTAGAGGTTAATCTCAACTTAATTTTGGACTTGCCGACTCGTGTTCAGCAACAGTGGCAGCCATTGGTCGCCACCACCGGAGATAAGGATTTCTTTGATCAACATTATGGAGAAGCCAATGCTGAAAACGTCATCCGGTTCCTCACGTTTGATCATGAATATCCCAATTCTTTGATTTCTTGCTTACAGAAAGCGAGGGAGAATGCTCGATCAGTACGAGAAGTGATCTCTACCGAAATGTGGCAGCACGTCAATGCTTTTTATTTGCTGGTTGCCAATACAGCAGAAGATCTGGCTTTGGCCGATCTTAACCAATTTTTGGAAGATGTGAGGCAGGCCAGCCACCTGTTTGCCGGGATTATGGACGCAACGATTTCCCATAATGAAGGCTGGCATTTTGGCCAAATGGGCCGCTTATTAGAACGGGCCGATAAAACCTCTCGCATTCTTGATGTTAAATACTTTATGCTCCTGCCTTCGTTGCAACATGTGGGGACCCCAATTGATGAATTAGGCTGGATTGCTCTATTAAAATCTACCAGTGCCTATGAAATGTATCGCAAACGCAGCAATCGGCATTTAATTACGCCAGCTGAGGTGGCCGATTTTCTGATCCTGGATCCAGATTTTCCCCGATCGATTCGATTTTGCGCGGTTCAGGTAGAACGGTCCTTACATTTAATCTCGGGGAGTCCTTTAGGATCTTGGTGTAACCCTGCCGAACGGTCCATTGGCCGTTTGCGTTCAGAATTAGAGTTTCTAACGGTGGAAGAAATTATTGAAGGGGGAATGCATCAATTTTTGGATCGATTGCAACAGCAGATGAATCAAGTGGATCAGGAAATTTTCAAAACCTTTTTGGATCGTCGTCCTGTCCATAATCATCTACAAATCCAATCTCAGTCTTAA
- a CDS encoding proteasome-type protease, with the protein MTYCLGVITRYGLIMAADSRTNAGVDYVSTAQKLFDLSLPGERVILVCTAGNLSMTQSVLTLIRRDRKAEIPGNINELTTMYDVAHYFGEKTRQVLDQHQDWLQKDNISASCSFLVGGQIKGELPELYMVYSQGNFLRATRNSPFLQIGEIKYGKPILDRIINYDETSLDAAAKCALLSLDSTMKSNISVGPPINMAMYEADTLKVGYRLKLERGDPYLLRLRKSWETSLRQAFKKLPNLAWHDNEDQDQDNHLVMTDILP; encoded by the coding sequence ATGACCTACTGTTTGGGCGTCATCACCCGATATGGGTTGATTATGGCAGCCGATTCCCGCACCAATGCAGGAGTTGACTATGTTTCGACTGCCCAAAAATTATTTGATCTTTCTCTTCCTGGAGAGCGAGTGATACTCGTCTGTACTGCGGGCAATTTATCCATGACCCAAAGTGTACTGACGTTAATTCGGCGCGATCGCAAAGCAGAAATTCCGGGCAATATTAACGAACTCACCACCATGTATGACGTAGCCCATTACTTTGGCGAAAAGACTCGCCAAGTCCTCGATCAACATCAAGACTGGCTGCAAAAAGACAATATCAGCGCCAGCTGTAGTTTTTTGGTGGGTGGACAGATTAAAGGCGAACTGCCAGAACTCTATATGGTCTATAGCCAAGGCAACTTTCTGCGGGCCACCCGCAACTCTCCCTTTTTGCAAATTGGTGAAATCAAGTATGGGAAACCCATTCTCGATCGCATCATCAATTATGACGAGACATCCCTGGATGCCGCCGCCAAATGTGCCCTGCTCTCCCTAGATTCCACAATGAAATCCAATATTTCGGTGGGTCCCCCCATCAATATGGCCATGTATGAAGCCGATACCCTGAAAGTCGGATATCGGCTCAAATTGGAGCGCGGGGACCCCTATTTATTGCGCTTACGCAAATCTTGGGAAACCTCTCTCCGCCAAGCATTCAAGAAGCTACCGAATTTAGCTTGGCATGACAATGAAGACCAAGACCAAGATAATCATCTCGTGATGACAGATATCTTGCCTTAG
- a CDS encoding bifunctional diguanylate cyclase/phosphodiesterase, which translates to MNSYGTATDSAHLSPNVDVLDTETLENPMSDWGIAIISASGHFQQANPTFCEIVNGSLDQLAGSHYRDIPQLVQLTELESQLQKLLRGELEVFHFETVHQNAKAQELPCLYTATAVHGSKPEDSSLCLRLQYIHPDQDLQKATLYLRALAAETANDGIIISDATVPGFPIIFASSNFYEFTGYTPDEVIGHNCRFLQGPKTDANTVDEIRLALKNYQPFEGEILNYCKTGQPFWNLLRIKPLRNAQGEVHFLVGIQTDITQQKDTEERLRQYETIFNSASSYMALVDQDYSYIAANPIYTEKFNKSTTNISGQHVADIHGQHFFQEIIKPDLDRCFVGEKVRRQHWVPSLDETRYFDIEYVPFRNQQEQIIGAAISARDITVLKDTEEALRESQQRFHEFAAIGADLFWETDAELRFTYLSEQHCSLTGSPIEAWIGKSCLDFYAVFKPTAWDHLNQTLDTLEPFDIEIECQHLDGNARVLRSIGKPVFSPQGVFCGYRGIGRDITEAHSLSQQLTHQATHDSLTGLVNRREFEHQLGQIIEEKQSNPIQHALCFLDLDQFKIVNDTVGHLAGDALLKQVADLLQAHIRQTDILSRLGGDEFGLLLKNCSLEKARIVTENLISELSQFRFIWEGQLFKIGASIGIVPITADADNLTLLFAKADVACYSAKDRGRNRVHLYHAQAQGVTEQHSELMQVATIRKALEESRFRLYYQPIVPLDTETKIPVCYEILLRLQDPDGKILSPNSFLPAAERYGLMLEIDKWVIENVLIKYGAYFQSQENTRISINLSGSSLNDDALLDFIQTQLNKTQLEPHKICFEITETVAISNFKQAIQCIEKIKEFGCHFALDDFGSGFSSFSYLKRFPIDYLKIDGSLVRDMVEDATHQVMVSAINQICRAMHIKTIAEFVENGDTIVALEQIGVDYLQGYAMGKPQPLLAK; encoded by the coding sequence ATGAATTCGTACGGAACAGCCACTGACTCAGCTCATTTATCTCCAAATGTTGATGTCCTCGATACAGAGACATTAGAAAACCCGATGAGTGATTGGGGCATTGCTATCATTTCTGCCAGTGGACATTTTCAGCAAGCTAACCCCACATTCTGTGAGATTGTGAATGGCTCACTCGATCAATTAGCGGGTTCCCACTATCGAGATATTCCTCAGCTAGTACAGTTGACAGAGTTAGAGTCCCAGTTACAGAAACTCTTACGGGGGGAACTAGAGGTCTTTCATTTTGAAACCGTGCATCAAAATGCTAAGGCACAGGAGTTGCCCTGTCTGTACACCGCCACCGCTGTCCATGGTAGTAAACCAGAAGACAGCAGCCTCTGTCTCAGGCTTCAATACATCCATCCCGACCAGGATTTGCAAAAGGCAACCTTGTATTTAAGGGCCTTAGCGGCAGAAACTGCCAATGATGGCATCATCATTTCTGACGCTACAGTTCCGGGTTTCCCCATCATTTTTGCGAGTTCTAATTTCTACGAGTTCACGGGATATACCCCCGACGAAGTGATCGGCCATAACTGTCGCTTTTTGCAAGGGCCTAAGACAGATGCCAATACAGTCGATGAGATTCGCCTAGCCCTAAAGAACTATCAGCCATTTGAAGGAGAAATTCTCAACTACTGTAAAACGGGTCAACCGTTCTGGAATTTATTGCGGATCAAACCTCTAAGAAATGCCCAAGGTGAAGTGCATTTCTTAGTTGGGATTCAAACGGATATCACCCAACAAAAAGACACGGAAGAGCGCCTTCGCCAATATGAAACCATTTTTAACTCTGCTAGTAGCTATATGGCTTTGGTGGATCAGGATTATTCTTATATAGCGGCTAACCCCATATACACCGAGAAATTTAATAAATCAACCACAAATATATCGGGTCAACATGTTGCAGATATTCATGGCCAGCATTTCTTTCAAGAAATTATTAAACCCGATCTAGATCGATGTTTTGTGGGAGAAAAAGTTCGCAGGCAGCATTGGGTTCCATCTCTGGATGAAACACGATATTTCGATATCGAATATGTTCCGTTTAGGAACCAACAAGAGCAAATTATCGGTGCAGCAATTTCTGCCCGTGACATCACCGTTCTCAAAGATACAGAAGAAGCCCTGCGGGAGAGCCAACAGCGGTTTCATGAGTTTGCTGCGATAGGAGCAGACTTATTTTGGGAAACAGATGCAGAATTGAGATTTACCTACTTATCAGAGCAGCATTGCTCTTTGACCGGGTCCCCCATTGAAGCATGGATCGGGAAATCTTGCTTGGATTTCTATGCTGTGTTCAAACCCACGGCTTGGGATCATTTGAACCAAACCCTAGATACATTAGAACCCTTCGATATTGAAATAGAATGTCAGCATCTGGATGGGAATGCTCGAGTTCTGAGAAGTATTGGCAAACCAGTCTTTAGCCCCCAAGGTGTTTTCTGCGGTTATCGAGGGATTGGCCGGGATATTACTGAAGCCCATTCATTATCACAACAGTTAACGCACCAGGCGACCCATGATTCCCTTACAGGATTGGTGAATCGTCGAGAGTTTGAGCATCAGCTCGGTCAAATCATCGAGGAAAAACAGTCTAATCCAATTCAGCATGCCCTCTGTTTTCTTGACTTAGATCAGTTCAAGATTGTCAATGATACCGTGGGCCACCTAGCAGGGGATGCTCTCTTAAAACAGGTCGCGGATTTGTTGCAGGCTCATATTCGTCAGACTGATATTCTCAGCCGTTTGGGGGGAGATGAGTTTGGTTTATTGCTGAAGAACTGCTCTTTAGAAAAAGCTCGAATTGTTACAGAAAATCTGATCTCTGAACTCTCTCAATTTCGCTTTATCTGGGAAGGCCAACTCTTTAAGATCGGTGCCAGTATTGGGATTGTGCCGATTACTGCAGATGCCGACAACCTAACCCTGCTATTTGCAAAAGCGGATGTTGCTTGTTACTCAGCAAAAGATCGGGGTCGTAATCGGGTTCATCTTTACCATGCTCAGGCTCAAGGGGTTACAGAACAACACAGCGAATTGATGCAGGTAGCGACGATTCGCAAAGCCTTAGAAGAAAGCCGATTTCGCCTCTACTATCAGCCCATTGTTCCTCTCGATACAGAGACTAAAATTCCAGTTTGTTACGAAATTTTGCTCCGTTTGCAAGATCCAGATGGCAAAATTCTTTCACCTAATAGTTTCCTCCCTGCTGCTGAACGATATGGGTTGATGCTAGAGATTGATAAATGGGTAATCGAAAATGTTTTGATCAAGTATGGTGCTTACTTTCAGAGCCAGGAGAACACTCGCATTTCTATCAATCTATCGGGTAGCTCCCTGAATGATGATGCCTTGCTAGATTTTATCCAAACCCAACTGAATAAAACTCAGTTGGAGCCTCATAAGATTTGCTTTGAAATCACAGAAACAGTGGCGATTAGCAACTTTAAGCAAGCGATTCAATGTATCGAAAAAATTAAAGAGTTTGGCTGTCATTTTGCTCTAGATGATTTTGGCAGTGGATTCTCATCTTTTTCCTATCTCAAGCGTTTCCCGATTGACTACTTAAAAATTGATGGCAGCTTAGTGAGAGATATGGTGGAAGATGCAACCCATCAAGTGATGGTCTCAGCCATTAATCAGATTTGCCGGGCGATGCACATCAAGACCATCGCTGAGTTTGTAGAGAATGGAGACACTATTGTTGCGCTTGAGCAAATTGGTGTGGACTATCTACAAGGGTATGCCATGGGTAAACCTCAGCCCCTATTGGCAAAATAA
- a CDS encoding circularly permuted type 2 ATP-grasp protein, translating into MRFDTYDPENFYDELFQSEQTPRPQGQVLVDKIHGLPDGELLQRQRAAQEALCKLGATFNVYGETEGTERIFPFDVIPRVISAQDWSFLEQGLKQRIHALNLFIDDIYNDQKILKDKVIPEELILSAKGYLTPCIGLKPAKGVWCHITGTDLVRDIDGQWYVLEDNLRCPSGISYVLENRQVMKSTFPQIFKEIPIQPVDEYPSRLLAALIHLSPNTISSPTVVVLTPGIYNSAYFEHSYLAQQMGIELVEGRDLVVVDGYLQMQTTKGLQQVDVIYRRLDDDFMDPTAFRSDSQLGIPGLMEVYRAGRVAIANAPGTGIADDKVIYAYVPDMIQYYLGEDPILANVPTYLCWEDQQLHHVLANLDQLVVKSANESGGYGMLIGTQSTEAERQEFAQRIRANPRNYIAQPTLCLSRVPTILGEEFSGCHVDLRPYILYGQDIYVHPGGLTRVALKKGSLVVNSSQGGGSKDTWVLCQE; encoded by the coding sequence GTGCGATTTGATACCTATGACCCTGAAAATTTCTATGATGAGCTGTTCCAGAGTGAGCAAACCCCCCGTCCCCAAGGACAAGTTCTGGTAGACAAAATTCATGGTTTGCCGGATGGGGAACTCTTGCAACGTCAACGGGCGGCTCAGGAAGCGTTGTGCAAGCTAGGCGCAACCTTCAACGTTTATGGTGAAACGGAAGGGACTGAACGAATTTTCCCCTTTGATGTGATTCCGAGAGTTATTTCTGCTCAGGATTGGAGTTTCCTAGAGCAGGGCCTTAAGCAGCGGATCCATGCGCTCAATTTATTTATTGATGATATCTACAATGACCAGAAAATTCTGAAGGACAAGGTGATTCCCGAGGAGTTAATCCTGTCCGCTAAGGGATATTTGACACCTTGTATTGGTTTAAAGCCGGCAAAGGGTGTGTGGTGCCATATCACGGGTACAGACTTGGTGCGAGACATTGATGGCCAATGGTATGTGCTAGAAGATAATTTGCGCTGTCCATCCGGTATTTCCTATGTGCTGGAAAATCGGCAGGTGATGAAAAGTACCTTCCCTCAGATCTTTAAAGAAATTCCAATTCAGCCGGTGGATGAGTATCCGAGCCGATTGTTGGCCGCTTTGATTCACTTGTCGCCGAACACCATCAGTAGTCCGACTGTCGTCGTCCTCACCCCTGGTATTTATAATTCTGCTTACTTTGAACATTCCTATCTCGCCCAACAGATGGGGATTGAGCTGGTGGAAGGGCGTGATTTGGTAGTGGTGGATGGCTATCTGCAAATGCAGACGACCAAGGGGTTACAGCAGGTAGACGTGATTTATCGTCGCCTGGATGATGATTTTATGGACCCTACGGCCTTTCGGTCTGATTCTCAGTTGGGGATACCGGGATTGATGGAGGTGTATCGGGCGGGACGAGTTGCGATCGCAAATGCCCCCGGAACGGGTATCGCGGACGATAAAGTCATTTATGCTTATGTCCCGGATATGATCCAATACTATTTGGGTGAAGATCCAATTTTGGCTAACGTTCCCACCTATCTATGTTGGGAAGACCAACAGCTTCACCATGTTCTCGCCAACCTCGATCAGCTAGTCGTCAAATCTGCCAATGAATCGGGCGGGTATGGCATGCTGATTGGCACCCAATCCACCGAGGCAGAGCGCCAGGAATTTGCTCAACGGATTCGCGCTAATCCCCGCAACTACATCGCTCAACCGACCCTTTGTTTATCCAGAGTCCCTACAATATTGGGGGAGGAGTTTTCTGGGTGCCATGTTGATTTGCGCCCCTATATCCTCTACGGTCAAGACATTTATGTCCATCCTGGAGGATTAACACGGGTGGCTCTAAAGAAAGGATCTTTAGTGGTCAATTCGTCTCAAGGCGGGGGGAGTAAAGATACATGGGTGTTGTGCCAGGAATAA
- a CDS encoding M20 family metallopeptidase, producing the protein MSTRIKQLAETLSPRLIEIRRHLHSYPELSGQEYQTSAYVAGILSSYGLHVREGVGKTGVIGELKGEGDDARQLAIRTDMDALPIQEMTQLEFASRKQGVMHACGHDIHTTIGLGTAMVLSAMQDEIPGKLRFLFQPAEEIAQGAGWMVADGAMDEVDAILSVHVFPSIPAGSVAVRYGALTAAADNLEITIMGEAGHGARPHEAVDAIWIAAQVITTLQQAISRTQNPLRPVVLTIGQMKGGRAPNVIADQVQMQGTVRSLHPETRAQLPQWIEEIVASVCRPYGARYHVDYQAGVPSVHNTASLTQLIETAAQGVCGSENVRVLTEPSLGAEDFSLYLEHAPGAMFRLGVGKVDQINPPLHHPQFEAQESAIVTGVMTMANAALNYWQQV; encoded by the coding sequence ATGTCGACTCGAATCAAACAGCTTGCTGAAACACTCTCTCCTCGACTGATTGAGATTCGGCGTCATCTGCACAGTTACCCCGAGTTAAGTGGTCAAGAATATCAAACGTCTGCTTATGTTGCTGGCATTCTGTCTTCCTATGGGTTACATGTACGGGAGGGAGTGGGAAAAACAGGGGTGATCGGTGAATTAAAGGGAGAAGGAGACGATGCTCGTCAGCTCGCGATTCGCACAGACATGGATGCTCTGCCTATCCAAGAAATGACTCAGCTAGAGTTCGCTTCTCGTAAACAGGGGGTGATGCATGCCTGCGGCCATGATATTCACACCACGATCGGTTTAGGCACCGCCATGGTGCTCTCGGCCATGCAGGATGAAATTCCGGGCAAACTTCGCTTCCTGTTCCAACCCGCTGAGGAAATTGCCCAAGGGGCGGGCTGGATGGTGGCAGATGGTGCCATGGATGAAGTCGATGCGATTTTGTCCGTGCATGTGTTTCCCAGTATTCCTGCGGGGTCAGTGGCGGTGCGCTATGGGGCCCTAACCGCAGCCGCCGACAATTTAGAAATTACGATTATGGGAGAAGCGGGTCACGGTGCACGCCCCCATGAAGCGGTGGATGCAATTTGGATTGCGGCCCAAGTGATCACCACCCTACAGCAAGCTATTAGCCGTACCCAAAATCCTTTACGGCCGGTGGTGTTGACCATTGGCCAAATGAAGGGAGGACGAGCTCCGAATGTGATTGCAGATCAGGTCCAAATGCAGGGGACCGTTCGATCCCTACATCCAGAAACACGCGCTCAACTCCCCCAATGGATTGAAGAGATTGTGGCCAGCGTTTGCCGCCCCTATGGTGCCCGCTATCACGTCGATTATCAGGCGGGGGTGCCTTCGGTACACAATACGGCCAGCTTGACCCAGTTAATCGAAACTGCCGCCCAAGGTGTTTGTGGTAGCGAAAATGTACGCGTCCTTACGGAGCCATCGTTAGGCGCAGAAGATTTCTCCCTCTATTTAGAACATGCCCCTGGCGCCATGTTTCGTTTGGGGGTGGGGAAGGTCGATCAGATCAATCCTCCCCTCCATCACCCCCAGTTTGAAGCCCAAGAATCTGCTATTGTCACAGGGGTAATGACGATGGCCAATGCCGCCCTGAACTATTGGCAGCAGGTCTAA
- a CDS encoding phosphomannose isomerase type II C-terminal cupin domain — translation MSNFPMSAHPTPIRKNAHLEQQPWGTLTILDTGPSYKIKRLEVNPGQSLGRQLYQHLNIHWIVVAGLAKVTDNTKKMLLGADQSWYVPRQTCHCLENPGRFPLTLMAVEHCVFLGEGDSLHCPGGYLCSA, via the coding sequence ATGTCTAATTTTCCTATGAGTGCCCATCCCACTCCTATTAGAAAGAACGCCCATCTAGAACAGCAACCTTGGGGCACCCTGACCATTCTGGATACAGGCCCTAGTTATAAAATTAAGCGATTGGAAGTTAATCCAGGGCAAAGCCTGGGGCGACAACTCTATCAGCACCTCAATATTCATTGGATTGTGGTGGCAGGGCTCGCTAAGGTCACGGACAACACGAAAAAGATGCTGCTAGGAGCCGATCAGTCTTGGTATGTGCCTCGCCAGACTTGCCATTGCTTAGAAAATCCTGGACGTTTTCCCCTGACATTGATGGCGGTAGAGCATTGTGTGTTCTTAGGGGAAGGGGATAGCCTCCACTGCCCTGGAGGCTATCTCTGTTCTGCTTAG
- a CDS encoding transglutaminase family protein, with protein sequence MRFTIVHATTYTYPQAVELGPHLFRLCPRSMGEQQASKFELQVVPEPIGLNQTLDAEGNVVMRCWWSETPMTKLQVTATSEVRTTCTNPFNYLLDLWATHFPIDYPSSLKAILYPYLYSDLDAVATQLAQEIALAVNSNVIQFLTQLNLQINQSCHYQTRPTGQPQPPWLTWQKKQGTCRDFVWLFMAACRGMGLATRFVSGYEAGDPSQEQMLHAWAEVYLPGAGWRGYDPTMGLVVCDRHVAIAASAWPQQTQPISGSLRGGSSSPIPTYTVSVHSQ encoded by the coding sequence GTGCGTTTCACAATTGTTCATGCCACGACCTATACCTATCCTCAGGCTGTCGAATTGGGGCCGCACCTGTTTCGGCTTTGTCCCCGAAGTATGGGGGAACAGCAGGCTTCCAAGTTTGAGCTTCAGGTAGTGCCAGAGCCGATAGGTTTAAACCAGACCTTAGATGCAGAAGGAAATGTAGTGATGCGCTGTTGGTGGTCAGAAACCCCAATGACCAAACTGCAAGTGACCGCCACATCCGAGGTGAGAACAACGTGTACCAACCCCTTTAACTATTTGTTGGACCTCTGGGCAACACACTTTCCCATTGACTATCCCAGTTCTCTTAAGGCCATTCTGTACCCCTATCTCTATTCAGATTTGGATGCGGTTGCCACACAGCTGGCTCAGGAGATTGCCTTGGCGGTGAACAGCAATGTGATTCAGTTCCTGACCCAACTCAATCTCCAAATTAATCAATCTTGCCACTACCAAACCCGGCCCACGGGGCAACCCCAGCCTCCTTGGCTAACCTGGCAAAAAAAACAGGGAACGTGCCGTGACTTTGTTTGGCTATTTATGGCGGCCTGTCGCGGTATGGGGTTAGCAACCCGCTTTGTCAGCGGTTATGAGGCGGGGGATCCGAGTCAAGAGCAGATGCTTCATGCCTGGGCTGAGGTCTATCTGCCAGGGGCTGGCTGGCGTGGGTACGATCCCACCATGGGATTAGTGGTTTGTGATCGCCATGTTGCCATTGCGGCAAGCGCCTGGCCCCAACAAACCCAACCCATTTCAGGTAGCTTGCGAGGCGGGAGCAGTAGCCCGATCCCCACCTATACTGTCTCGGTCCATAGCCAATAA